The Pelobacter seleniigenes DSM 18267 genomic sequence GAATTACCGGCCAGCCTGTTCACTCCGCCCGCAGTCCGCAACGAAGCCTCTGCACAATTGTCCAGCGCCCTGGATGCGGCCATCCTATTCTGGAAAAGTGCTGCGGTTGATGAACGCATCTCAGGCAATTTCCGCCAGATCTGCTATGAAAATTGCGAGCTGCTCAAACTGCAAAAACGGGGGCCCCAGCTGATTATCCCCAACCAGAAAAATTAAGTATCTGTTAACTTTTCTTCCAATCTGTGCCATACTCAGTCTGTTTCAGCCGGTTGCCAGGCACCGCCGGAGCCTCCTTGGGCAGACGATAGCCATCACTTCGTGTCGTCTGCGCGGTTGTTTTCAACCAAGCCGGAAGCAACAGGTTTCGGGGGTGATTCCGATCCCCGGATAAAAGCACCAACCAGTTTGACTCAGCAGGGCGGTCCGGCAGCGCAGCAGGGTCCGCACTGAACAGGACGTTATGGCATGAACAGAGATTTTCCCAGTATTCTTTTTGTTGATCCCCACCCTTCAACCCGCGCCGCTCTCAACCAACTACTCCATGATGAACCCTGGCACTGCCGCTTCGTGTCCACCACAAAAGAGGCCCTTGCAACACTCGAGACTGCGGTCATCGATCTGGTCGTTGCCGAAGTCGGCCTGGACGATAATGACGGAATCCAGCTATTTCAAAGAATTCAGCATAATTATCCCCACATCATCCGGATTTTCCTGACCGCCGGCAACGATCAAGAGGAGGTCATCAGTGCCCTGACCCATGGCCAGGCGCAACAACTGATCCCGAAGCCCTGGATCGACCAGGAGTGCAAAGAAATTCTTCGCAGCGCCTTGCGCCAGGCCAAACAGCAGAAAAAGCACAGCTTGGAATTTCAGCGCCTGATCAATTCGATCCCATTGCTCCCGGCCCTACCCACCAGTTACGCCAATATCCGCTCCTGTATACAACAGGACGATGTCGACATCGACCAAATGGCTGAATATATCAGCCAGGACGTTGCCCTTGCGGCGACGGTCCTGCGTTGGGCCAATTCGGCACTGTTCGGTCAGCGGTTCCAGGTCGACAGCATAAAAAAAGCCATCATCGTCCTCGGCACGGATATTGTCGAAAGCCTGGTCCTGACGGAAGCGGTCAACCGAACCGTGGCCGGTAAGATTCCGCTTATCAAAGGCTTTGATTTCAAAAAATTCCAGAAACATTCCATGGCCTCCGCCAGTATCAGCAGGCTGCTGATCAGAACCCTTTTCCCCGTCGACAGTGTTCGCCAGGACCGTGCCTTTATTGCCGGGCTGCTGCACGATCTGGGAAAACTCGTCGCCGCGAGCTTTTACTCCCAACAGTTTGCCCGGGCCATCCAGCTGGCGCGAAAAAAAGCGCTCTCGCTGAGCGAAGCGGAACGTGAGATTTATCAGTCCGACCATACCGAGCTGGGCAGTTTTTTAGCGGAATGGTGGGCACTGCCCCCCTTCATTGTCAATGCGATCAAGTTCCATCATAATCCTCAGAGCACGCCCCTTGATCCGGATATCATCATTGCGGCCTATTCGGCCAACCTGCTCAGCTACCAGTTCGGGTACGGCTCCAACGGAGACACCCTGCCACGGGAGCTTCCTGAAAATTACCGGGGAAAATTTTTCCTGACCGATGAGTCTATCGAAATTCTGCGGGCGGGTACGGACAAGGTGATTCGTTCTCTGCTGAACTAATGCCGGGCGGGTTGAACACGGCAGGACAGAATACGCTTAAAAATACCAGCGCAGCAACATTGCGCCGCTGTTTCCCACTGCCCCGAATTCACTGCGCACCAGAGCTTGCCCGGTATCGCCAGAAATCCTGGTCCGGTCACCGATGCCCCAGCCCCAGAACAGGTCGAGCTGCAGGTTGTCGGCCAGGGACAGGGTCAGCTGGGGACGCAACAGCAGGGAATCATCATCGAGATTCCAAATCACCAGTCCGTTTAAGGTGACCAGAGGATGTAGATCGTAAGAGGGGCCAAACAACAGATAGTTCCGTCCGCTCAGGAAACTGAGCCCTTCCCGGTACGGCGCGGAGGCCTGAATCAACGGATATTCCTGCGGGCGGTCTCCGCCGCTGCCATTGCGCAGATATTCGGCCAGCAGCACCAGGCCGTTGTCAAACCGATACCAGCTTTCCAAAGCGGCAATGGTGAAGCTACCATACAGGTCTCCCCAGGGCTGCCCGACCGCGGTCCCGCGATAGCGGGCCAATTCCCCTTTCAGGCCGACGTTGCCGAGTTCACCGGCCAGCCCGATCCCGGCCATGGGCCGACCGCGTAACCTTCCCGCCAGCAGCAGCACATCCACCCCGGCAATATTCTCCCCGAAGGTCAGCAGATAGCTATTGTGACGACGCTCATCGCCCAGCACCAGGGTTCCGCCGAGTTGACCGGCCAGACCGAAATAGCGCACCCCCCGGAACGCATCAACCCCGGGCCGGACCTCGGCATCCAGTACATCAGGGGCAAAGGGGGCAATCACATCAAGGGGGGAAAACAGGCTGATCCGCCCAAAACCAATCGCCTGCCGGCCGAGGGTCCACTGTACTCCCAGCGCTTCGGTATGCAAATTGAGCCGATCCAGCTGCAACAGACCGCCGGAACGTTCCCCTTCCCCCCAGGATTTATCCAGATCGAAGCGCCGATTGGCGGGAGAACCCCCGCTGATCGAGAGCCCGCGGCGGTTCGACCACAGCTGTTGCTGATCGACCGCCAGTTCCAGCAGCACAGCGGCCGGCAAGGTTGCCTGCAGATCGAGCCGGGCATGTTCGACCAGCAAGCCGCCGTCCGTATCGGGTCCGGCATAATTTTCACTGTAGAGATTCAGATTTTTGATGGATCCGTTGAGACGGACAGTCTCCCTCCAGTCGCCGGCACTGGCCACCCCCCAGCTGCTCAGCAACAGCGAAAAACACAGCAGGCCGAGCTTCACTGCGCCGTCTCCAAATGACCGTCAACCAGCTTGATCAGCCGGCTGGCATGGGCCATCACCAGAGGGTCATGAGAACTGACGATAAAGGTCACCCCGGACTCCCGATTCAGACGTTCCATCAGGGCGAGCAACTCCTCACTGGTCTGGGAATCGATACTGGCCGTCGGCTCATCCGCCAGGATAACGGCTGGATCAGACGCCAGCGCCCGGGCAATGGCGACCCGTTGCTGCTGGCCGCCGGACAGATCAGAGGGCTTCCGGTCTTCCAGCCCGGCCAGTCCCAGCTCGGCAAACAGTTCCTCGACCCTACGCCGCCGGGAGACCTTGTCGAGCCCTTGCAGCATCAGGGTGAATTCGGCGTTTTCCGCAGCGGTCAAGACCGGGATCAGGTTATAGGCCTGGAACACGAAACCGATCTTATGCAGGCGCAGGGCGGCCAGCTCCTTGCGCGCGGCGTGCCCCACTTCCTGCCCCTGCAGCCGGATTTCACCGCTGGTCGGCTGATCCAGACAGCCAATCAGGTTGAGCAGGGTGGTTTTCCCGCTGCCGGACGGCCCGGCCAGAACACAGAACTCGCCGGCCTCGATCTGCAGGGTAAAATTGTTAACCGCAACCACCTGTTGGCTGCCGAGGGGGTAGATCTTGGTGACGTCCGTCAATTCGATCAACGCCATAGCCCCGCTCCTTTCAATGATGCCGCATAGCATCGACAGGATTGATCCGGCCTGCTTTGATGGCGGGATACAGGGCCGCACCGAGCGTCAGGAACAACAGATAAACAGCGACCTGGAACATCCATGTCAGATCCCACTGCGCGCGCAGCACCGGATCGAACACCACCCCGCCGAACTCCAGACTCTGGTCGATAAAACTGCGCATATCGATCCCGACATCCTGCAGATACCAGGTGGCCAGGGAACCGAGGATGCTGCCGAACAGCATCGAAATCACCCCCAACAGCAGTGCCTCGAACAAAACCAGTGTTCGCAGCCGCATGGCGCTGGCACCGACAGCTAGAATAATACCGAACTCGTGAAAACGCTCCATCACCGACATCAACAGGGTGTTGACCACCCCGATAGTGACAATCAGCAGCATGATCACAAAGATGAATTTCTGGCTGGCATAATCGAGGCGAATCGCATTGAACAGGTTGGGCATGGCCCGCTCCCAACTGACCGCTTCGAGGCCGGGGAATTGGCTGATCAGCGCCTGCAGACGGGGATAAACCGTTGCTTCGGCATCCGGATTGTTAAGGATGATGGCCAGTTCGTGAATTTCATGACCGATTCCGGCCAGGGCCGCAGCGCGCTCACGACCAACCAGCAGCAGGGTGCTGTCAACATTCTTGATGCCGGTCTCGACCACGCCATGGACCCGGAACATCTCGCTGACCAGATCACCGGAGCGATGCTGCAGGGTAACGACAAACTTGTTGCCGGGTTTCAGCTGCAGTTCTTTGAGGAGCCTGCTGCCCAGAATCGCTTCGCGGCCGTTCAGCGAGGTCAGCATTTGCGCGTCTGGCAGCTTTTTCAAAAAGGGATTGATGCGGCGCTCAACCCGGGGATCGATGCCGGTCAGCAGCACCCCGCGGCTTTCCCGGCTGGACTGGGCCAAAGCCGGCAGATACAGCCGCGGGAGCACCGCGGCCACCCCGTCAAAACCGGTGATGGTGTCCGCCAGGCTGTCAGGATCAAAGGAGAGTTTTTCATCCCGGGCGGCCAGATAGCCCTGCCGGTAAATGGTCAGATGGCCGCTGCCGGCCCGGACGCCGCTGTCGATCATAGTTCGATAGACACCGAAAGACAGGTTGTGGGCAGCCTCAATCAACATCAGGCTCAGGCTGAGCGCAGCCAGGGTGATCAGCGTCCGCCGCCGGTTGCGCCAGAGGTTTTTCCAGGCCAGAGCGAGCAATTCCATGTCACTCCTCACGGATGGCATCAACCGGCTGCATGCGGGCGGCGCGGTTGGCCGGCAAAAAACCGGCCAGCAGGGACACGGCCAGCAGGCAGGAAGCCGGGATCAGCACATTCGACCATTCCAGCACCGCCCCCAGGCGCGGCAAAATCGTTCCGCCGGCATAGGTGATCGGAGTCAGAGTTCCGGACAGATCAATCCCGACCCGGGCCATGTACAGACTCAGGCCCACGCCGCCAAGAATGCCGAAGGCCAGCCCGAACAAGCCCATGAAAAAGGTTTCCAGGAAAATCAGCAGACGGATCTGCCCGGGACGCATCCCAATGGCGAGTAACACCCCAAACTCCCTGGTCCGCTCCATGACCGACATGAAAAAGGTATTGAGAATCCCCAGCCCGGTGGCCAGATACAGGATCGTCACCACAATCAGCCGCGAGACATTGTAACTGGCCACCACCTCACGCATTTCCGGCAGCAGGTCCCCCCAGGTCAGAATTTCCAGGCCGGCGGGCAACAACGGTCGCAGCTGCGCCGCGCCGGCCGCAGCCGCCAGCGGATCATCGATGTGCAATGCGGTCTCATGAATCTGCCCGGGCAACACCATGACCCGCTGCAACCAGCCCAGGGGGACCAGGACCAGGGAATTGTCGTGCCCGTAGTCACCGGTGGCAAACACCCCGCTTACGGTCAGCAGGTCGTTACCGATGGAGCCGTCGGCGGCCTGGGTGACAAAAACCAGTTCATCCCCTGGCCTGACCCCGAGCCGACGGGCCAAGCCGACCCCGAGGACCGCCCCGGCCGAGCTGTCTGTAGCCAGGTAGCTTCCGGTAACCAAGTGGTTCTGCAGACTGGTCACCTGTTCTTCCAGGGCCGGGATCACCCCGAGCAGTTCGGCAGGCGCGCTGTTGCGGGCAAAGGAGAGCAGCCCGAAACCGCGCAGGCGCAAGGAATACCCGGTGATCGTCTCTTTGCGCTGCAGAACCTTCTCAACGGCTTCAGGCGTATAACTGCGGTACATGTCGCGGTCATCCTGATACCCTTTGGCGCTGATCACCAGGTGGCCGTAATACTGTTCGGTTGCCGAAGCCAGCATATCCCGCAGCATGCCGGAGAAAACTCCGAGGGCAAGGATCAACAGCGCAGAAGAAACGACCATGGCCGACAAGGTCAACAGGGTGCGACGACGATTCCGCCAGATGTTCCGCAACGCCAGCCGGGTCAGCATCAGCGCCGCTCCTTCAGGCGGCCCAGGGAAAAGAAGCTTTTTTCCAGACCAACATTGAACTGCAGGCGGCGATATTGCAGTACGGTTTTTTCCGCCGGTTTTTCCACCGGCAGGACGGTCATGCGCAACGGAACCCAGCGACCGTTCACCAGCTGGACATCGGCAAAAACAATCTGCCTGACCAGGAGGTCTTCTTCGTCGAAATAGTCGATCCGCTCGGGGACCAGGGTTTCGGGATTCAGTTGATAAATAATTTTCCCCCAGATGACCGCCGCGGTCGGCTTGGGCAGAGCTTCGATAACCCAGCTGGCGGCATTCTGTTCGAGCAGTCGAAAATCATAATCCTCATCGATTTTATTCGCTTTGACCAGATCGTCATTGGTGATATGACTGCCCATCCAGGCGCCGCCCATCATCGATGGCGGGACCCGGATCACCCGATCGACCTTGGGCAGATAGTTCCAGACTTCATTGTCGACCTTAAGGGTCGCGACCCCTTTTTCCTTGGCCGGGGCAACAATCCTGACCAGAAAACGCTCCCGGCCAAGGGACCACAGTTCCATGGTCAGATGTCGCTCCCAGTGACCGGTTTCCACCGTCATTTCGACCGTCGCAATGGAAGATTCTCCGGTATATTGCCTTTCAACCTGCTGGATCAGTTGGCGCAAATCGGGTTGTTCGGCCAGGGCGGGAACCGCCACGGCAGAGAAAAAGAACAGCACCACCAGCAGCAGACGTGATAAAGTAACCATGCCAGCGCCCCTTCACTGAAAAGCCAAGACTCACGACCTTTATATTATTGTCGATTCAACGGAAGAACGCAAAAAAACAAGGCATTTTTTACGTCATCCTGAGCCGGGGGAACAGATTTCTTGCACCGAAATTCCGCACGTGCTATCAATATCTGACCGCAAAGGTATTAAATTACAGATCAGGGCTGTCATGAATATCGAACAGATGAAAATCGTACTGCAGGAGATCCTCACCAAAACCAACCTTACCCCCTGTGTCGTCGGCCACCGCGGGGTTGGGAAGACCGCCGGGATCATTCAGGTCTGCCGGGACATTGAATTCGCTTATGTGCCATTACGCCTCGGCCAGATGGAAGTCGGCGACCTGGTCGGCATCCCCTATCGTGAAGAGACCACCATGCACTGGTCATGTCCAAGCTGGTGGCCCGCAGCGGATGGCGCCCCAACGGTCGTGCATTGCGACGAACTCAACCGCGCCCAGCAGGAAGATACCCTGCAGGCCATCTTCCAATTCGTCGAGCCCCCGACCGAAGGCCAACCGCGCGCGCTGCATACCCACCAACTGGCTCCTCAGCATCGCGTCGTCGTTGCCATCAATCCGCCTGACGGCAGCTACCAGGTGGCTCCCCTCGATCGCGCCCTGCTCGACCGCATGGTGGTCATTCAGGTTGAAACCGATGCCGAGTGCTGGTTACGACATGCCGCTAAGGAAGGTTTTGACAGCCAAGTCCGCCAATTCATTGCCGCCAACCAACAGTTGCTGGCCCTGGGCAGTACCTCTTTTGACATGCAGATCGAGCCATCCGAACGGGCCTGGGAAATGATCAGCGTCCTGCGCCAGCACTGCCGTTTCCCCCGCCACCTGGAGATGGAAGTTTACAGTGGGATCATCGGCCGGGAAGCCGCTGTCAGCTTTCTCCAGTGGTGCACTGAACAGCGGACCCGGCCACTAAGTGCGGAAGATATCCTGACCCGCTGGCCGGAGGTTGCCGGTCAGGCGGCAGCCCAACAGGACGACATTCAAGCCGCCACCATGAGCGCGCTGATCACCTGCCTGCAGAACGACGGCCGGCTGGCCACAGCGGCCCAGGACAACCTGGTCGCCTATATCGATATTCTGCCGCGCGACATGCGCTTCGGCCTGGTCAAAGCACTGTTACGGATCCCGCCCGTTGCCGAGATCTTGTGTCTGGATAAGTATGACAATTCAATTCTCGACACCATCCGCCAGATTAGCCAGGATGTCGCCTGATCCACTGCGGCCGCTGCAGGACGCCATCGTCCGGTTGCTGAAAAGCCGCCCCTTTTATGGCCAGTTTCTGCTCCAGTTCAAACGCCTGCCCTATGCTGGAAACAAAGCGGTCGCCGTCACCATCGCCGATGCCATTCCAACCCTGCTGGTCAATCCGCAGCGCTTTATGCTCTTTGCCCAGGCTGAGCAGGAAGCGCTCCTCGAACACCTGATCAAGCATACCCTGCACCTTCACCCCTGTCGCCGCAAAGAGCGCCGGGCCAGGATCTGGGATCTGGCCTGTGATCTGGCCATCAACCCGGGGATTGCCAACCTGCCCCGGGAAGCCGTGCAGCCGGCCCGGCTGCGCCTTCCGGAAGGACTGGCCGCTGAAGAATACTATGCCCGCCTGCTGCAGCTGCCGGAACTTGGCAGTTTGAGCGGCAGCGGAGACGACCAACGCCCGCCCCAGGATAGCGGTGAACAGAACCCGGCCGCTGAGCAACGGTTGGAGATTATCGACGATCACATCCCCTGGCAGGATGCCGACCGTACCCCGGTGGCGCTGTCGGAGCAGGTGGTTCGGCAGATGGTCAGCAAGGCCCGACAGGGCGATCGGGAGGAGAGCACGGGGGAACTGGCCACCCTGCTGGAACCGTTCCTTACTCCGCCCAGCATCCCCTGGCAGCAGGTTTTGCGTCAATTCGTCGGTACCGCCGGGCGGGTCGGGAAAAGCTCAACCTGGTCACGCAGCCATCGCCGTTTCGACCGCCACACCCCCGGCCTGCGTAAAAAACAATATCTGAACCTGGTCGTCGCCATCGATGTCAGCGATTCGACAGATACTCAGCTGCTGCGCGAAGCCTTTGCCAACGAGCTGCTTCGCATTGCCCGGGGGCGACAAAGCCGGATCACCGTGCTTTACGCCGGTAGCCGCATTCAAAAGGTCGCAGCTTTCAGCGGGCAACCTCTGGTGGTCGACACCTATCGGGGGGGCGGCTTCACCGACTTTCGTCCGGCTTTCGAATATGCGCAGCAGCTGCAACCACGACCAGCGGCAATGATTTACCTGACCGACGGCTTCGGCCCGGCCCCGGCCAGCTCCGATATCCCGACCCTGTGGGTGCTTTCGCCGGAAGGCCGCAAGCCGGTCCCCTGGGGATTGGAACTGAGACTGCAGAACCACTGCCGCTAACCACCTTGCGCAGCGGCAAAGCCGCAGCCAAGCACAGCTTGCCCCGAGAGAACCCGGAGAAAGGAGACAACAGTGACTGAACAGCATCCCCCCATGTCGGAAGAGAGTATCCGCGAATACTTGGCCCAACAAGGAGCCCGGGTCATGAGCCGTTCCGGGCGTAACGAGCATTACGGGTCGCCGCGGGATTTTTCTTTCGAGGTCAAAGCGGTCTTTGCCAACGGCCTGGGCCTGCACATTATTGCCCGGCAATATAATTATCGTGACCCTTGGGAAGCGGACGGCCGCATTAACGATCTGGTCGACCTGCTCCTGCTCCATAACGGCCGGGGTAGCGAATTGCCCAAAGGCTATGCCTATTTCCAGGGCAGCGACTGCGAAGAAGGGGTTGACTTTCAGCTGTTTACCGATATTGTCAAAACAGTTGAATCGATCAATCCCAAACTGTTTATTCTACAATCCATGACCGGTGATTTTTAAAGCGGGGGAAGAAATTGCCAGATCTCAAAATTAAATTTGACTAACTCCATTTCTGCCGGCATAATACATGAGGGAAATCCCATAAATATATAGTAATGATAA encodes the following:
- a CDS encoding response regulator, with protein sequence MNRDFPSILFVDPHPSTRAALNQLLHDEPWHCRFVSTTKEALATLETAVIDLVVAEVGLDDNDGIQLFQRIQHNYPHIIRIFLTAGNDQEEVISALTHGQAQQLIPKPWIDQECKEILRSALRQAKQQKKHSLEFQRLINSIPLLPALPTSYANIRSCIQQDDVDIDQMAEYISQDVALAATVLRWANSALFGQRFQVDSIKKAIIVLGTDIVESLVLTEAVNRTVAGKIPLIKGFDFKKFQKHSMASASISRLLIRTLFPVDSVRQDRAFIAGLLHDLGKLVAASFYSQQFARAIQLARKKALSLSEAEREIYQSDHTELGSFLAEWWALPPFIVNAIKFHHNPQSTPLDPDIIIAAYSANLLSYQFGYGSNGDTLPRELPENYRGKFFLTDESIEILRAGTDKVIRSLLN
- a CDS encoding ABC transporter ATP-binding protein; this translates as MALIELTDVTKIYPLGSQQVVAVNNFTLQIEAGEFCVLAGPSGSGKTTLLNLIGCLDQPTSGEIRLQGQEVGHAARKELAALRLHKIGFVFQAYNLIPVLTAAENAEFTLMLQGLDKVSRRRRVEELFAELGLAGLEDRKPSDLSGGQQQRVAIARALASDPAVILADEPTASIDSQTSEELLALMERLNRESGVTFIVSSHDPLVMAHASRLIKLVDGHLETAQ
- a CDS encoding ABC transporter permease encodes the protein MELLALAWKNLWRNRRRTLITLAALSLSLMLIEAAHNLSFGVYRTMIDSGVRAGSGHLTIYRQGYLAARDEKLSFDPDSLADTITGFDGVAAVLPRLYLPALAQSSRESRGVLLTGIDPRVERRINPFLKKLPDAQMLTSLNGREAILGSRLLKELQLKPGNKFVVTLQHRSGDLVSEMFRVHGVVETGIKNVDSTLLLVGRERAAALAGIGHEIHELAIILNNPDAEATVYPRLQALISQFPGLEAVSWERAMPNLFNAIRLDYASQKFIFVIMLLIVTIGVVNTLLMSVMERFHEFGIILAVGASAMRLRTLVLFEALLLGVISMLFGSILGSLATWYLQDVGIDMRSFIDQSLEFGGVVFDPVLRAQWDLTWMFQVAVYLLFLTLGAALYPAIKAGRINPVDAMRHH
- a CDS encoding ABC transporter permease — translated: MLTRLALRNIWRNRRRTLLTLSAMVVSSALLILALGVFSGMLRDMLASATEQYYGHLVISAKGYQDDRDMYRSYTPEAVEKVLQRKETITGYSLRLRGFGLLSFARNSAPAELLGVIPALEEQVTSLQNHLVTGSYLATDSSAGAVLGVGLARRLGVRPGDELVFVTQAADGSIGNDLLTVSGVFATGDYGHDNSLVLVPLGWLQRVMVLPGQIHETALHIDDPLAAAAGAAQLRPLLPAGLEILTWGDLLPEMREVVASYNVSRLIVVTILYLATGLGILNTFFMSVMERTREFGVLLAIGMRPGQIRLLIFLETFFMGLFGLAFGILGGVGLSLYMARVGIDLSGTLTPITYAGGTILPRLGAVLEWSNVLIPASCLLAVSLLAGFLPANRAARMQPVDAIREE
- a CDS encoding outer membrane lipoprotein-sorting protein is translated as MVTLSRLLLVVLFFFSAVAVPALAEQPDLRQLIQQVERQYTGESSIATVEMTVETGHWERHLTMELWSLGRERFLVRIVAPAKEKGVATLKVDNEVWNYLPKVDRVIRVPPSMMGGAWMGSHITNDDLVKANKIDEDYDFRLLEQNAASWVIEALPKPTAAVIWGKIIYQLNPETLVPERIDYFDEEDLLVRQIVFADVQLVNGRWVPLRMTVLPVEKPAEKTVLQYRRLQFNVGLEKSFFSLGRLKERR
- a CDS encoding vWA domain-containing protein; the encoded protein is MTIQFSTPSARLARMSPDPLRPLQDAIVRLLKSRPFYGQFLLQFKRLPYAGNKAVAVTIADAIPTLLVNPQRFMLFAQAEQEALLEHLIKHTLHLHPCRRKERRARIWDLACDLAINPGIANLPREAVQPARLRLPEGLAAEEYYARLLQLPELGSLSGSGDDQRPPQDSGEQNPAAEQRLEIIDDHIPWQDADRTPVALSEQVVRQMVSKARQGDREESTGELATLLEPFLTPPSIPWQQVLRQFVGTAGRVGKSSTWSRSHRRFDRHTPGLRKKQYLNLVVAIDVSDSTDTQLLREAFANELLRIARGRQSRITVLYAGSRIQKVAAFSGQPLVVDTYRGGGFTDFRPAFEYAQQLQPRPAAMIYLTDGFGPAPASSDIPTLWVLSPEGRKPVPWGLELRLQNHCR